From Pseudodesulfovibrio sp. S3, the proteins below share one genomic window:
- a CDS encoding MBL fold metallo-hydrolase, which yields MRIQFRGTRGSLPAPGSQTVKYGGNTTCIEVRSDSGDLIILDAGTGIRELGLELAETMPVVCHLFISHTHWDHIQGLPFFIPMFVPGNRLTIYGPPDPLTLTGIEAVLAKQLEYPHFPVRVSELAADIDYKTLSEGQVVDLGFAQVSTILMNHPAMNFGFKVQCDGKTLFFTGDHEPLFNIYSPDDPEYNEYERIVRERNEGIMEFLRDVDVFIVDSQYTEEEYEKKRGWGHSTVEWALGMTRDAGVGMTYLTHHDITRTDAEIDAIHARLQKEWKGTGVLFEMAREGVAVEI from the coding sequence GTGCGGATTCAATTCAGGGGCACGCGCGGTTCGCTTCCGGCACCGGGGTCGCAGACAGTCAAATATGGAGGCAATACCACCTGCATCGAGGTCCGGTCCGATTCGGGCGATCTGATCATTCTGGACGCAGGCACGGGCATTCGGGAACTCGGGCTTGAGTTGGCCGAAACAATGCCGGTAGTCTGCCATCTGTTCATTTCCCACACCCATTGGGACCATATTCAGGGACTGCCATTCTTCATCCCCATGTTCGTGCCCGGCAATCGGCTCACAATTTATGGTCCGCCCGATCCCCTGACCTTGACCGGTATTGAAGCCGTGCTGGCCAAGCAGTTGGAATACCCTCACTTCCCTGTGCGCGTGTCCGAATTGGCGGCAGATATCGATTACAAAACGCTTTCCGAAGGGCAGGTCGTGGACCTGGGGTTTGCGCAGGTTTCGACGATTCTCATGAATCACCCGGCCATGAATTTCGGGTTCAAGGTGCAGTGCGACGGAAAGACCCTGTTCTTTACGGGTGATCACGAACCGCTTTTCAACATATATAGCCCCGATGATCCGGAGTATAACGAATATGAGCGGATCGTCCGGGAGCGCAATGAGGGGATCATGGAGTTTTTGCGTGACGTGGATGTCTTTATCGTGGACTCGCAGTATACCGAGGAAGAATACGAAAAAAAGAGGGGTTGGGGGCATTCCACTGTGGAGTGGGCGCTTGGCATGACCCGCGATGCCGGAGTGGGCATGACCTATCTGACACATCACGATATCACCCGAACCGATGCCGAGATCGATGCCATACACGCCCGGCTGCAGAAGGAATGGAAAGGGACCGGAGTTCTGTTCGAGATGGCCCGTGAAGGTGTGGCTGTGGAAATATGA
- a CDS encoding response regulator, producing the protein MKALIVDDDFYSRNMIHEILRQVAKCDIAVNGEEAIEAFRRGLLGNDPYDLICLDLLMPELDGQQALREIRVLEQENGIAPRNESKVIVTTMLADEKETHDAFFLGGATSYLVKPIDEEKLMNEIKSLGLV; encoded by the coding sequence ATGAAAGCGCTTATCGTGGATGACGATTTTTATAGTCGGAACATGATTCACGAGATTTTGCGTCAGGTGGCCAAATGCGACATCGCCGTGAACGGTGAGGAGGCCATTGAAGCCTTTCGCCGTGGGTTGTTGGGCAATGATCCGTATGATCTGATCTGCCTTGACCTTTTGATGCCTGAACTGGACGGACAGCAGGCCCTTCGCGAAATCAGGGTTTTGGAGCAGGAAAACGGCATTGCTCCGCGTAATGAATCCAAGGTAATTGTCACCACCATGCTTGCGGATGAGAAAGAAACTCATGATGCTTTCTTTCTCGGGGGGGCTACCTCCTATCTCGTCAAGCCCATTGATGAAGAAAAACTTATGAACGAAATCAAGAGCCTGGGGCTGGTTTAG
- the ricT gene encoding regulatory iron-sulfur-containing complex subunit RicT, with translation MSQILGVKFNDYGQVYYFNSGPFVVREGQHVIVKTDQGMGLGKVILIRQAPMESEEDDGEGHKAIYRLANEKDMESVAENEELSRAAFKYCRACVVTHKLGMKLVDVEVFFDRSKMVFYFTAPGRIDFRELIKDLVKEYRTRIELRQIGVRHETQMLGAIGNCGQICCCRRFMRKFVPVTIKMAKEQNLFLNPTKISGICGRLLCCLSFEQKGYEEFHRMCPRIGKKYQTSLGAVKVLRSNFFKKSLSLLTEDFEEREVPIDEWNEIVNKPPSEEAIAEAKARVTEKGRRSGRRPSKPGEPRLDSGLNPDDSKELEALDLAEKLENDANRESVGGDKKRRSRPEPSGRPSRVDKPVPPKVEVESAEEAGDDATKRGRRPRRRRRRPTKK, from the coding sequence ATGAGCCAAATACTTGGTGTTAAATTCAATGATTACGGGCAGGTGTATTATTTCAATTCCGGCCCGTTCGTTGTCCGTGAAGGGCAGCACGTCATAGTCAAAACCGACCAGGGCATGGGGTTGGGCAAGGTCATTCTCATTCGCCAGGCTCCCATGGAGAGTGAGGAGGACGACGGCGAAGGTCACAAGGCCATATACCGTCTTGCCAACGAGAAGGACATGGAGTCCGTGGCCGAGAACGAGGAGTTGTCCAGAGCCGCCTTCAAATACTGCCGGGCCTGTGTCGTCACGCACAAGCTGGGCATGAAGCTGGTGGACGTGGAGGTCTTTTTCGATCGTTCCAAGATGGTTTTCTATTTCACCGCGCCCGGTCGGATCGATTTTCGCGAGCTGATCAAGGATCTGGTCAAGGAATACCGTACCCGCATCGAGCTTCGGCAGATCGGCGTTCGGCACGAAACCCAGATGCTCGGCGCCATAGGCAACTGCGGTCAGATATGCTGTTGCCGACGGTTTATGCGCAAATTTGTTCCGGTGACCATCAAGATGGCCAAGGAACAGAACCTTTTTCTCAATCCTACCAAGATTTCGGGCATTTGCGGCCGACTCCTGTGCTGTCTCAGTTTTGAGCAGAAGGGGTATGAGGAATTTCATCGCATGTGCCCGCGAATAGGCAAAAAGTATCAGACGTCTCTGGGGGCGGTAAAAGTTCTCCGTTCCAATTTTTTCAAGAAATCCCTGTCGTTGCTGACTGAAGATTTCGAAGAACGGGAAGTTCCCATTGACGAATGGAATGAAATAGTTAACAAGCCGCCCAGTGAAGAGGCCATTGCGGAAGCAAAGGCCAGGGTAACAGAGAAGGGGCGCCGTAGCGGCAGACGTCCGTCAAAGCCAGGTGAGCCCAGGCTCGACAGTGGGTTGAACCCTGACGACAGCAAAGAACTCGAGGCCCTTGATCTGGCCGAAAAGCTTGAAAATGATGCGAACCGCGAATCGGTCGGCGGCGATAAGAAACGCCGTTCACGCCCGGAGCCATCCGGCAGGCCCAGCCGAGTGGACAAACCTGTTCCTCCCAAGGTCGAGGTCGAGTCTGCAGAAGAGGCGGGTGACGATGCGACCAAGCGGGGACGTCGACCCAGAAGGCGCAGGCGCAGGCCTACCAAGAAGTAA
- the metG gene encoding methionine--tRNA ligase: MERFYITTPIYYVNAKPHLGHAYTTTVADSLNRFHKLMGEETYFLTGTDEHGDKIVQAAESNGQTPQEYVDVISKLFEDLWPGMNISNNDFIRTTQSRHITVVQDILQKVHDAGDIYFGEYGGHYCFGCERFYTEKELVDGLCPDHQTKPEYIAEKNYFFKMSKYRDWLLDHIKKHPDFIRPEQYRNEVVSLLESGELEDLCISRPKSRLTWGIELPFDADYVTYVWFDALINYVAALGYPSGDKFKKFWPAANHLVAKDILKPHAVFWPTMLKAAGIEPYQHLNVHGYWLVADTKMSKSIGNVVEPLAMKDAYGLDPFRYFLLREMSFGQDSSFSEKALVGRLNADLANDLGNLFNRTLSMTHKYFNGVIPGPDIEDIVDAEIKKVGQDAMKSFQGFYSELKFSRALEGLWELVRGLNKYIDATAPWTLYKEKNTGRLSTVIYVLLENMRKIAVHLWPVMPESSEQMLKQLSITFDPEKVNLPKELDVWGLLESGQSVAETSNLFPRVDMPEEETPKKEKPAKKAEASGKEAVPTIEFEDFQKLDLRVGTVMEVEKHPEADRLLLVRVDTGDAEPRQVVAGIADFFSPDDLIGKQVVVVTNLKPRKLRKQLSQGMILAVKTADGMQLLTPTGEVDPGSKVS; encoded by the coding sequence TTGGAACGTTTTTATATCACCACGCCCATCTACTACGTGAACGCCAAACCCCATTTGGGTCATGCGTACACCACCACTGTGGCCGATTCGTTGAATCGGTTCCACAAGCTGATGGGCGAGGAAACGTATTTTCTGACCGGCACGGACGAACACGGCGACAAGATAGTCCAGGCGGCGGAGAGTAACGGCCAGACACCCCAAGAGTACGTTGATGTCATCAGCAAACTCTTCGAGGACCTTTGGCCGGGCATGAATATTTCCAATAATGATTTTATTCGTACCACCCAGTCCCGGCATATTACGGTGGTCCAGGATATATTGCAGAAGGTCCATGACGCCGGAGACATCTATTTCGGTGAGTATGGCGGCCACTACTGTTTCGGTTGTGAACGGTTCTATACCGAGAAGGAGCTGGTGGATGGGCTGTGCCCGGATCACCAGACCAAACCGGAGTACATCGCGGAAAAGAACTACTTTTTCAAGATGTCCAAGTACCGGGACTGGCTGCTCGACCATATCAAGAAGCATCCCGATTTCATTCGTCCCGAGCAGTACCGGAACGAGGTGGTCAGCCTCCTGGAGTCCGGGGAGTTGGAGGATCTGTGCATTTCCAGGCCCAAGTCCCGCCTGACCTGGGGTATCGAATTGCCGTTCGATGCCGATTATGTCACCTATGTCTGGTTCGATGCGCTCATCAACTATGTGGCTGCTCTGGGGTATCCGAGCGGCGACAAGTTCAAGAAATTCTGGCCTGCAGCCAATCATCTGGTAGCCAAGGATATCCTCAAACCCCATGCCGTGTTCTGGCCGACCATGCTCAAGGCCGCCGGCATCGAACCGTACCAGCACCTCAACGTGCACGGCTACTGGTTGGTGGCGGATACCAAAATGTCCAAGTCCATAGGCAATGTGGTGGAACCGCTGGCCATGAAGGACGCCTACGGCCTGGACCCCTTCCGTTATTTCCTGCTGCGCGAAATGTCCTTTGGCCAGGATTCGAGCTTTTCCGAAAAGGCCCTGGTCGGCCGTCTCAATGCTGATCTGGCCAATGACTTGGGGAATCTCTTCAACCGCACCCTTTCCATGACCCACAAGTACTTCAACGGCGTCATCCCCGGTCCGGACATCGAGGATATCGTGGATGCCGAGATCAAGAAGGTCGGCCAGGATGCCATGAAATCTTTTCAGGGATTCTATTCCGAGCTGAAATTCTCGCGCGCCCTGGAAGGGCTTTGGGAGTTGGTGCGCGGCCTGAACAAATACATCGATGCCACTGCTCCCTGGACTCTGTACAAGGAAAAGAACACAGGCAGGTTGTCCACGGTCATCTATGTCCTGCTTGAGAACATGCGCAAGATCGCCGTCCATTTGTGGCCGGTCATGCCCGAATCCTCCGAGCAGATGCTGAAACAGCTCAGCATTACCTTCGACCCGGAAAAGGTCAATTTGCCCAAGGAGCTGGATGTCTGGGGCCTGCTTGAGTCAGGACAGTCCGTGGCCGAGACTTCCAACCTCTTTCCCCGTGTGGATATGCCTGAGGAGGAAACCCCGAAAAAGGAGAAGCCGGCCAAGAAGGCCGAAGCCTCCGGCAAGGAAGCGGTTCCGACCATCGAGTTCGAGGATTTCCAGAAGCTCGATCTGCGCGTGGGCACGGTCATGGAAGTGGAGAAGCACCCCGAAGCCGACCGTTTGCTCCTGGTTCGCGTGGATACCGGCGATGCCGAACCGCGTCAGGTGGTGGCCGGTATTGCCGATTTCTTTTCTCCTGACGATCTCATCGGAAAACAGGTGGTCGTCGTCACCAATCTCAAACCCCGCAAGCTCAGGAAGCAGCTCTCCCAGGGCATGATCCTGGCTGTGAAGACTGCGGACGGGATGCAGCTCCTGACCCCCACGGGGGAGGTTGATCCCGGCAGTAAGGTCAGCTGA
- a CDS encoding FeoA family protein produces the protein MTQKPLTQYPTGSVVRIAGIDGGQKARSRMLAMGLTPGCPVEILSGGPTGCRIRVRGSDVVLCCGLAGKILAVENASKEGPHCNCCPGRHAKAS, from the coding sequence GTGACACAAAAGCCTTTGACTCAGTACCCCACGGGGTCGGTTGTCCGCATCGCCGGTATTGACGGCGGCCAAAAAGCCAGGTCTCGCATGCTTGCCATGGGACTGACACCGGGGTGTCCGGTGGAAATATTGTCCGGTGGCCCCACTGGTTGCCGCATACGTGTACGCGGCTCTGATGTCGTGCTCTGTTGCGGACTGGCCGGAAAGATCCTGGCCGTGGAAAACGCTTCCAAGGAAGGCCCGCATTGCAACTGCTGCCCCGGCCGACATGCAAAGGCCTCCTGA